In Paraburkholderia phenazinium, the following are encoded in one genomic region:
- a CDS encoding MFS transporter produces the protein MNWAARMIGGRFHYGWLTVAVVFLVLLAAAGTRATPSVMMVPLEHQFGWSRATISLAISVNIALYGLMGPFAAAAMQRFGVRPTVLIALATMAAGVALSSLMTHPWQMILIWGVMVGGSTGVAALSLSATVVNRWFTTHRGLVMGILTASSATGQLVFLPLLAAIAEHHGWRPVVWVVAGAAAIVLPLVAFLLPERPADLTLRPFGEPADAPLNTQVTKQNPLAIAFGTLGMASKTRDFWLLFFSFFICGASTNGYVGTHLIAMCSDHGLTEVQGASLLAAMGIFDLFGTTLSGWLSDRFNSRVLLFWYYGLRGLSLMYLPHAFGIDFFGLPIFAVFYGLDWIATVPPTVRLATDVYGKEAAPVVFGWVVAGHQLGAAFAALGAGMLRASLGTYTVASMISGGLCLVASVIVLRINRGERPVVPQPV, from the coding sequence ATGAACTGGGCAGCGAGAATGATTGGTGGGCGCTTCCACTACGGTTGGCTGACCGTGGCGGTGGTGTTTCTGGTGTTGCTGGCCGCGGCGGGCACGCGCGCGACGCCCAGCGTGATGATGGTGCCGCTCGAGCATCAGTTCGGCTGGAGCCGGGCGACGATCTCGCTTGCGATTTCGGTGAATATCGCGCTGTACGGCTTGATGGGACCGTTCGCGGCGGCGGCGATGCAGCGCTTCGGCGTACGCCCGACGGTGCTGATCGCGCTCGCGACGATGGCGGCCGGCGTGGCGCTGTCGTCGCTGATGACGCATCCGTGGCAGATGATCCTGATCTGGGGCGTGATGGTCGGCGGTTCGACGGGTGTCGCGGCGCTGTCGCTGTCGGCGACGGTCGTGAACCGCTGGTTCACCACGCATCGCGGGTTGGTAATGGGTATCCTCACAGCCAGTTCGGCGACCGGTCAGCTGGTGTTCCTGCCCCTGCTCGCGGCGATTGCCGAGCATCACGGCTGGCGTCCGGTGGTCTGGGTGGTCGCCGGCGCGGCGGCGATCGTGTTGCCGCTGGTCGCGTTCCTGCTGCCCGAGCGCCCCGCCGACCTGACGCTGCGCCCGTTCGGCGAACCGGCCGACGCGCCGCTCAACACCCAGGTCACGAAACAGAACCCGCTGGCAATCGCCTTCGGCACGCTGGGAATGGCTAGCAAGACGCGCGATTTCTGGCTGCTGTTTTTCAGCTTCTTCATTTGCGGCGCGAGCACGAACGGCTATGTCGGCACGCATCTGATCGCGATGTGCAGCGACCACGGCTTGACCGAAGTGCAGGGCGCGTCGCTGCTGGCCGCCATGGGCATCTTCGATCTGTTCGGCACGACGCTGTCGGGTTGGCTGTCGGACCGCTTCAACAGCCGCGTGCTGCTGTTCTGGTACTACGGTCTGCGCGGCCTCTCGCTCATGTATCTGCCGCACGCGTTCGGCATCGACTTCTTCGGCCTGCCGATCTTCGCGGTGTTCTACGGTCTCGACTGGATCGCCACCGTCCCGCCTACCGTGCGTCTTGCGACCGATGTCTACGGCAAGGAAGCGGCGCCGGTCGTGTTCGGCTGGGTGGTGGCGGGACACCAGCTCGGCGCGGCCTTCGCGGCGCTCGGCGCCGGCATGCTGCGCGCGAGCCTCGGTACTTACACGGTGGCGTCGATGATCTCGGGCGGTCTGTGCCTCGTCGCATCGGTGATCGTGCTGCGTATCAACCGCGGCGAGCGTCCGGTTGTACCGCAGCCGGTGTAG
- a CDS encoding DUF1415 domain-containing protein: MPPSTDSPATILAATRHWLTRAVIGLNLCPFAKAVHVKNQIHYAISEATDLEGVLMDLEAELQALAQADPAEVDTTLLILPHALADFIEYNDCLFFAERMLRQLRLEGELQIASFHPQYQFEGSEADDIENYTNRAPYPILHLLREASIERAVEAFPDAADIYERNQETLRRLGLAGWEKWMNEPADE; the protein is encoded by the coding sequence ATGCCGCCGTCCACCGACTCCCCCGCCACCATCCTTGCCGCGACTCGCCACTGGCTGACCCGCGCGGTCATCGGCCTGAACCTGTGTCCGTTCGCCAAGGCCGTGCACGTGAAGAACCAGATCCACTACGCGATCAGCGAAGCAACCGATCTGGAAGGCGTCCTGATGGATCTCGAAGCCGAGTTGCAAGCGCTCGCGCAGGCCGATCCAGCCGAAGTGGATACCACGCTGCTGATTCTCCCGCACGCACTCGCCGACTTCATCGAATACAACGACTGTCTGTTTTTTGCGGAGCGGATGCTCAGGCAATTGCGCCTCGAAGGCGAACTGCAGATCGCGAGTTTTCATCCGCAATACCAGTTCGAAGGCAGCGAGGCGGACGATATCGAGAACTACACGAACCGGGCCCCGTATCCGATCCTGCACCTGCTGCGGGAGGCGAGCATCGAGCGCGCGGTAGAGGCGTTTCCCGACGCCGCGGACATCTACGAACGCAATCAGGAAACGCTGAGGCGGTTGGGACTGGCCGGCTGGGAAAAGTGGATGAACGAGCCCGCCGACGAGTAA
- a CDS encoding class I SAM-dependent methyltransferase yields the protein MSSKTHEIRPNQSVELLKELHILTRDGKMNQDSRRKLKQVYHLFQFIEPLLKDLKETQGDLTLVDHGAGKSYLGFILYDLFFKEQQDNSHIYGIETREELVTSSEALAARLGFKGMSFLNLSVAESIGSERLPATIDIVTALHACNTATDDAIRFALQKHAKYIVVVPCCQAEVAGVLRQNKGKSLGNALTEIWRHPLHTREFGSQITNVLRCLQLEAHGYQVSVTELVGWEHSMKNELIIAQYKDLPRRRPSERLNEVMETLGLAELRERFFVEA from the coding sequence ATGTCCAGCAAAACTCACGAAATTCGCCCCAACCAATCCGTCGAACTGCTCAAGGAACTGCATATCCTGACGCGCGACGGCAAAATGAATCAGGACAGCCGCCGCAAGCTGAAGCAGGTCTATCACCTGTTCCAGTTCATCGAGCCGCTGCTGAAAGATCTGAAAGAAACCCAGGGCGACCTGACCCTCGTCGATCACGGCGCGGGCAAGTCATACCTTGGTTTTATCCTGTATGACCTGTTTTTCAAGGAGCAACAGGATAATTCGCACATCTACGGCATCGAGACGCGCGAAGAACTGGTGACGAGTTCCGAGGCGCTGGCGGCCCGGCTCGGCTTCAAGGGGATGTCGTTTCTGAATCTGTCGGTGGCGGAGTCGATTGGCTCGGAGCGCCTGCCGGCCACGATCGATATCGTCACGGCGCTGCACGCATGCAATACCGCGACGGACGACGCGATTCGCTTCGCCTTGCAGAAACACGCGAAGTACATCGTGGTGGTGCCCTGCTGTCAGGCCGAAGTCGCCGGCGTGCTGCGTCAGAACAAGGGCAAGTCGCTCGGCAACGCGCTGACGGAAATCTGGCGCCATCCCCTGCACACGCGGGAATTCGGCAGCCAGATCACCAACGTGCTGCGCTGTCTGCAGCTCGAGGCGCATGGCTATCAGGTGAGCGTGACCGAACTGGTGGGCTGGGAGCATTCGATGAAGAACGAACTCATCATTGCCCAGTACAAGGACTTGCCGCGCCGCCGCCCGTCGGAGCGGCTCAATGAGGTGATGGAGACGCTCGGGCTGGCGGAGCTGCGCGAGCGGTTTTTCGTCGAGGCTTGA
- a CDS encoding methyltransferase, protein MPLPATPTVPATITWPEADGPRSALWRSEAAVPPPKRVVVADDRTTADTAYRLACEGTALLWQGDFQNARQLLQAVTRRVERKPRKPAETLLDAFNFHRQAQSQRARTLGMLLIPLDATYAIPLRRAPEVQQACAETYGPPTDEPSVVSLRELLGLIGAHEWRKKGVEIPELGERIHPHYGVFSPVRGEYVDLVARTPLPSLNKAFDIGTGTGVLAALLAKRGVKKIVATDQDPRALACARENLTRLGYAQQVEVIEADLFPEGRAPLVICNPPWVPARPASPIEYAVYDMESRMLLGFLNGLAEHLSPGGEGWLILSDFAEHLGLRSREFLLAAIEKAGLVVVGREDIRPRHPKSSDETDPLHAARVAEVTSLWRLKAR, encoded by the coding sequence ATGCCTTTGCCTGCCACTCCCACAGTCCCCGCCACCATTACCTGGCCCGAAGCCGACGGCCCGCGCTCTGCCCTCTGGCGCTCGGAGGCGGCAGTGCCGCCGCCCAAACGGGTCGTCGTGGCCGATGACCGCACCACCGCGGACACCGCCTACCGCCTTGCCTGCGAAGGGACGGCGCTGCTGTGGCAAGGCGATTTCCAGAACGCCCGCCAACTGTTGCAAGCGGTGACGCGCCGCGTCGAACGCAAGCCGCGCAAGCCGGCCGAGACGTTGCTCGACGCCTTCAATTTCCACCGTCAGGCGCAGTCGCAGCGCGCCCGCACGCTGGGCATGCTGCTGATCCCGCTCGACGCCACTTACGCGATCCCCCTGCGCCGCGCGCCGGAAGTGCAGCAGGCCTGTGCGGAGACCTACGGGCCGCCGACCGACGAACCGTCCGTGGTGTCGTTGCGCGAACTGCTCGGTCTGATCGGCGCGCACGAATGGCGCAAGAAGGGCGTGGAGATTCCCGAGCTCGGCGAGCGCATTCATCCGCACTACGGCGTGTTCTCGCCGGTGCGCGGCGAGTATGTCGACCTCGTGGCGCGCACGCCGCTGCCGTCGCTGAACAAAGCGTTCGATATCGGCACCGGCACGGGCGTGCTCGCCGCCCTGCTGGCCAAACGCGGCGTGAAGAAGATCGTCGCCACCGATCAGGACCCGCGTGCGCTGGCCTGCGCGCGCGAGAATCTGACGCGCCTCGGCTATGCCCAGCAGGTCGAGGTGATCGAGGCGGATCTGTTCCCCGAGGGCCGCGCGCCGCTCGTGATCTGCAACCCGCCGTGGGTGCCGGCGCGGCCCGCGTCGCCGATCGAATACGCCGTCTACGATATGGAAAGCCGCATGCTGCTCGGCTTCCTGAACGGGCTGGCGGAACATCTGTCGCCCGGGGGCGAGGGCTGGCTGATTCTCTCGGACTTCGCCGAGCATCTCGGCCTGCGCAGCCGTGAGTTTCTGCTCGCGGCGATCGAAAAGGCGGGGCTCGTTGTGGTCGGCCGGGAAGATATCCGGCCGCGGCATCCGAAGTCGTCGGACGAGACCGATCCGTTGCATGCCGCACGCGTGGCGGAAGTGACGTCGCTGTGGCGCTTGAAGGCGCGCTAG
- a CDS encoding nitroreductase family protein has protein sequence MANKPAPTAVPIHELIAGRWSPRAYSSEPVSREHLHAVLEAARWAPSSYNSQPWRFVVFDRSTDEVSFKRAFATLVPFNQGWNAPAPVLIAVTTHTLTSKGEVNRCAAYDAGAAAMSLVLQAHALGLAAHQMSGFDVPAFRKAFAIPDDVEVIAMISLGHFGEVEKLDPVLREREKSVRTRFPLGEIAYNGVWKKAF, from the coding sequence ATGGCCAACAAACCCGCCCCAACCGCAGTTCCCATTCATGAACTGATTGCAGGCCGCTGGAGCCCGCGCGCGTATTCGAGCGAGCCGGTCAGCCGCGAGCATCTGCATGCGGTTCTTGAAGCGGCCCGCTGGGCGCCTTCGTCGTACAACTCGCAGCCGTGGCGTTTCGTCGTGTTCGATCGCAGCACCGACGAAGTCTCGTTCAAGCGCGCCTTCGCCACCCTGGTGCCGTTCAACCAGGGCTGGAATGCACCGGCGCCGGTGCTGATCGCCGTCACCACGCACACGCTGACCAGCAAAGGTGAAGTGAACCGCTGTGCCGCCTACGATGCAGGTGCGGCGGCGATGTCGCTGGTGCTGCAAGCCCACGCGCTGGGCCTCGCGGCCCACCAGATGAGCGGCTTCGACGTCCCGGCATTCCGCAAGGCGTTTGCGATCCCCGACGATGTCGAAGTGATCGCGATGATTTCGCTTGGCCATTTCGGCGAAGTCGAGAAGCTCGACCCGGTGCTGCGCGAGCGCGAGAAGTCGGTGCGAACGCGCTTCCCGCTGGGCGAGATCGCTTATAACGGCGTGTGGAAGAAGGCATTCTGA
- a CDS encoding TIGR03862 family flavoprotein, translated as MPTLPESVCVAVVGGGPAGLMAAEALALGGVRVDVYDAMPSVGRKFLMAGKGGMNITHSEPLEPFLGRYGARQPQIAPLLAAFGPDALRTWLQELGVETFVGSSGRVFPTDMKAAPMLRAWLHRLKEAGVRFHMRHKWVGWSSDDVADTVAGARPTLRFMTPSGEQQVSADAVVFALGGASWPRLGSDAAWVPLMSERDVPVEPLRPANCGFDANWSDYFRERYAGQPVKPVAITLTDVDGGVQHRQGEFIVTETGIEGSLVYALSAPIRERLRADAEVTITLDLLPGHTAQRVLDEVTRPRGSRSMSSHLQSRLGLAGVKLGLLHEALSKEAFTDATRLAQTIKALPLKLVRPRPIEEAISSAGGIPFEALDSQLMIGQVPGVFCAGEMLDWEAPTGGYLLTACFASGLVAGRGALAYLAGAGS; from the coding sequence ATGCCCACCTTGCCTGAATCCGTTTGTGTCGCCGTAGTCGGCGGCGGCCCCGCCGGGCTGATGGCCGCCGAGGCCCTGGCGCTCGGCGGCGTGCGCGTCGACGTATACGACGCGATGCCGTCGGTCGGGCGCAAATTCCTGATGGCGGGCAAAGGCGGCATGAACATCACACACTCGGAGCCGCTCGAGCCGTTCCTCGGGCGCTACGGCGCGAGGCAGCCGCAGATCGCCCCGCTACTCGCGGCGTTCGGCCCGGACGCGCTGCGCACATGGCTGCAGGAGCTCGGCGTCGAAACTTTTGTGGGCAGTTCGGGCCGCGTGTTTCCCACCGACATGAAAGCGGCGCCGATGCTGCGCGCCTGGCTGCATCGTCTGAAAGAGGCCGGCGTGCGCTTTCACATGCGGCACAAGTGGGTGGGATGGAGCAGCGACGATGTCGCGGATACCGTGGCCGGCGCGCGTCCCACGCTGCGCTTCATGACGCCATCGGGCGAGCAGCAGGTGAGTGCCGACGCCGTGGTGTTCGCGCTCGGCGGCGCAAGCTGGCCGCGCCTTGGCTCGGATGCGGCGTGGGTTCCGCTGATGAGCGAACGCGACGTGCCGGTCGAGCCGCTACGTCCGGCCAACTGCGGCTTCGACGCCAACTGGAGCGACTACTTCCGCGAGCGCTACGCGGGACAGCCGGTGAAGCCCGTAGCCATCACGCTGACCGACGTCGATGGCGGCGTGCAGCATCGGCAAGGCGAGTTCATCGTCACCGAAACGGGCATCGAGGGCAGTCTGGTGTACGCGCTGTCGGCGCCGATCCGCGAGCGGTTACGGGCCGATGCCGAGGTGACGATCACGCTCGATCTCCTGCCCGGACACACCGCGCAACGCGTGCTGGACGAAGTCACCCGGCCGCGCGGCTCGCGTTCGATGTCGAGTCATCTGCAAAGCCGCCTTGGCCTCGCCGGGGTCAAGCTCGGATTGCTGCACGAGGCGCTCTCGAAGGAGGCCTTCACCGATGCGACGCGCCTCGCCCAGACGATCAAGGCGTTGCCGTTGAAGCTCGTGCGTCCGCGCCCGATTGAAGAAGCCATCAGCAGCGCGGGCGGCATTCCCTTTGAGGCGCTGGATTCGCAGTTGATGATCGGGCAGGTGCCGGGCGTGTTCTGCGCCGGCGAAATGCTCGACTGGGAGGCCCCGACCGGGGGTTACCTGCTCACCGCGTGCTTCGCGAGCGGGCTCGTGGCGGGGCGCGGCGCGCTGGCTTATCTGGCAGGCGCAGGAAGCTGA
- a CDS encoding TetR/AcrR family transcriptional regulator — MSERETATPARATRRARTQTAGPQAQEHLLQAAGELFYEEGVRAVGVDAVVERAGVNKMSLYRQFSSKDDLVLAYLERKDTQFFGYVEASVAKHPGEPARQLVQYFDDLAVRASNEGYRGCPFVNVAVEFPDASHAARRFVAGNKARLMARITALATEAGADDPVALANGLGLLIEGVYAASQTYGPGCGPILAAPRVAAQLIAAACSKTAGAN, encoded by the coding sequence ATGTCAGAGCGTGAAACCGCTACGCCGGCCAGGGCAACCCGCCGTGCCCGCACCCAGACCGCCGGGCCGCAGGCGCAGGAGCATCTGCTGCAGGCCGCGGGCGAGCTGTTTTATGAGGAAGGGGTGCGGGCGGTGGGTGTCGATGCGGTGGTCGAGCGGGCCGGCGTCAACAAGATGAGCCTGTACCGCCAGTTTTCGTCGAAGGACGACCTGGTGCTCGCTTACCTGGAGCGCAAGGACACGCAGTTTTTCGGCTATGTCGAAGCGAGCGTCGCGAAGCATCCGGGCGAGCCGGCCAGACAGCTTGTGCAGTACTTCGACGACCTGGCCGTGCGGGCGTCGAACGAAGGCTATCGCGGGTGCCCGTTTGTGAACGTCGCCGTCGAATTTCCGGACGCCTCCCATGCCGCACGGCGCTTTGTCGCCGGCAACAAGGCGCGTCTGATGGCGCGCATCACCGCGCTGGCCACCGAAGCCGGCGCCGACGACCCCGTGGCGCTGGCCAACGGGCTCGGGCTGCTGATCGAAGGCGTGTATGCCGCGAGCCAGACCTATGGACCGGGCTGCGGGCCGATTCTGGCCGCGCCGCGCGTGGCGGCGCAGTTGATCGCCGCGGCCTGTTCGAAGACAGCGGGCGCGAACTAG
- a CDS encoding DNA-binding protein — translation MDTIPNGNAEQKFQELLTKLMATPAWTEKQQLELEMARDISVEMLRLAELMRDGSVDLETCLTMLKYAKVLDFVMTTLASRRDIKPQTLRVIFKLAGLKVDEEYPG, via the coding sequence ATGGATACGATACCCAACGGCAACGCCGAACAGAAATTCCAGGAACTGTTGACCAAGCTGATGGCAACACCTGCGTGGACAGAAAAACAGCAGCTCGAACTGGAAATGGCGCGTGACATCTCCGTGGAGATGCTGCGCCTCGCCGAGTTGATGCGCGACGGCAGCGTCGACCTCGAAACCTGTCTGACGATGCTCAAATACGCGAAAGTGCTCGATTTCGTGATGACCACGCTCGCGTCGCGGCGCGATATCAAGCCGCAAACGCTGCGGGTGATTTTCAAGCTCGCCGGACTCAAGGTCGACGAAGAGTATCCGGGCTGA
- a CDS encoding MFS transporter: MRKMRWVVIFLCFLAIAVNYVDRANLAVAAPQIEKALGIGPAEMGLILSGFFWTYAFMQMPFGWFIDRVGARIALPLAVGWWSLFTAATAVTTSVGAMFGCRLMLGIGEAGAYPSCAKLVAQWFKPAQRAIATSIFDSGSRVGSALSIPVVALIISSAGWKASFIVTGLLGAVWIVGWLAIYRSPAHGDMTGPDDIVPPRQAPAGEPHASWVSLFRHRTLWGMMLGFFCLNFVIYFFITWFPSYLVQTRGFSLKSLGTLGMIPALISIPGGWLGGFVSDALYRRGWSLTASRKTCMVGGMLMSSVITLSAFTSDVYLMLACFGIAYGSLAFAAASIWSLPADVAPTPHHVASISGIQNFASNLAGIVITTFTGVMVALTKGSFTIPLIVAGGFCFLGAFSYLVIVGKIEPLPTRPDGRNEPETMHSPV, from the coding sequence ATGAGAAAAATGCGTTGGGTCGTGATTTTTCTGTGCTTTCTGGCCATTGCCGTCAACTACGTCGACCGGGCCAATCTCGCGGTCGCCGCACCGCAGATCGAAAAGGCGCTCGGTATCGGACCGGCAGAAATGGGCCTCATCCTGAGCGGCTTTTTCTGGACTTATGCGTTCATGCAGATGCCGTTCGGCTGGTTTATCGACCGGGTCGGCGCCCGCATTGCACTGCCGCTGGCGGTGGGCTGGTGGTCGCTGTTCACGGCCGCCACGGCCGTCACGACGAGCGTCGGCGCGATGTTCGGCTGCCGTCTGATGCTCGGCATCGGCGAGGCCGGCGCCTATCCGTCGTGCGCGAAACTGGTCGCGCAGTGGTTCAAGCCGGCGCAGCGGGCCATCGCCACCAGCATCTTCGATAGCGGCTCGCGGGTCGGCTCGGCGCTGTCGATTCCGGTCGTTGCGTTGATCATCAGCAGCGCGGGGTGGAAGGCGTCGTTCATTGTCACCGGCCTGCTCGGCGCGGTGTGGATTGTCGGCTGGCTGGCGATCTACCGCAGCCCCGCCCACGGCGACATGACCGGCCCCGACGATATCGTGCCGCCACGCCAGGCACCCGCCGGCGAGCCGCACGCGAGCTGGGTGTCGCTGTTTCGCCACCGCACGCTGTGGGGCATGATGCTCGGCTTCTTCTGCCTGAACTTCGTGATCTACTTCTTCATCACCTGGTTTCCGAGCTATCTGGTGCAGACGCGCGGCTTCTCGCTCAAATCGCTCGGCACGCTCGGGATGATTCCGGCGTTGATCTCGATTCCCGGCGGCTGGCTCGGCGGGTTCGTCTCCGATGCGCTGTACCGGCGCGGCTGGAGCCTCACCGCATCGCGCAAGACCTGCATGGTGGGCGGGATGCTGATGTCGTCGGTGATTACCCTGTCGGCCTTTACGTCGGACGTGTACCTGATGCTCGCGTGCTTCGGCATCGCTTACGGCAGCCTCGCGTTCGCCGCGGCGAGCATCTGGTCGCTGCCCGCCGACGTCGCCCCCACTCCGCACCACGTCGCGTCGATCAGCGGGATCCAGAACTTCGCGTCGAACCTGGCAGGCATCGTCATCACCACCTTCACCGGCGTGATGGTCGCGCTGACCAAGGGCTCGTTCACGATTCCGCTGATCGTCGCGGGCGGATTCTGCTTTCTGGGGGCGTTCAGCTATCTCGTGATTGTGGGCAAGATCGAGCCCTTGCCGACCAGGCCGGACGGACGCAACGAGCCGGAGACGATGCACTCGCCGGTTTGA